Within the Phycodurus eques isolate BA_2022a chromosome 15, UOR_Pequ_1.1, whole genome shotgun sequence genome, the region GCCAGCTAATGACCGAGCTGCGGAGCCCGGTACTGCACTCGGGTCCAGTCGGGACGCTCAGAAACATCCCTGAGAGACACTCCGGCCGGATCGTACCAGGTGATACTGGTAgataacatacacacacaaccaGCTGGCACGctacacaatgaaaaaaatagactCGTTGGCTGTGTTTGATTAACAAATTAGATATTTGTTTGAACtgtattaattaataaaaaaatttttacattAAATGTTAGCTGAACATTGTTTCCAGAAAATTCAGGTGATCATCTGGTCAGTAAGGCACTAAGGCATGCTAAgatttcaaatactgtacatattgttgTAGTTATCGAcacaaatcccggcctcgcctgtgtggagttttcatacTCTcaccgtgccagcgtgggttttttccgggtactccgttttcctcccacatcccaaaagcatgtgtgctaggttgattgaagactctaaattgcccgaagttgtgaatgtgaatgcgaatggttgtttgtttatgtgtgccctgcgattggctggcgaccaattcagggtgtaccccggttCCAGTAGGCGAAGTGCCCCTCCTCCCCTCGTCTTTCACCCActtttctgtatgtggccctcAGTGGAAGAAGTTTGGACATCCCTCGTAAGCACTGTTAATGAACTAGTCTAACCCATCCCACAGAATACAAATTCATGTATGGGCACACCTTTGGTCGTCTGTCCAAGAAAGCTTTGGAGAAGAGTGCCACCAGGagaccccacccccaaaaaaactaaaagcagATTTGAGTGACAAGAAGATAAATCTGTCTATACATAtgcaattattttattgaaatgattGTCTTTGGACATTAAAGGATGCATTCCAGCATTAATTTTTCACGTCACACCATTGATTATTGCGGGTTATTGTGCAAGTCTCCATTTGTATATGTACATCAGTCTTCTTTTACTAGCAGTCTatcaaaacaacacaatttacAATATGGCTTATTACTGTTTATACCAGATGATTTCACACATATCAATCTCCATGAGACCCTTTCCAAACCTTAACCTCCCTTTAGAATTCATctccaaaaacataaatacagtacCAGATGAGGTGATCTAGTTTTACTCTAATACcaactgtacagtatgtatgcaaTATCATGCAAATatggaagaaaaacatgcaaggaATTAGCTTCAAACAGTAATAAACACATATGACTTGAACCTGGATCACTGTGAGTTACTTGAATATTACCGCTGTCAGGCAGAAATCtcatatgtccaaatttggtaaattttatattttttcacaaatcgacccttgtgaggataagcggctcagaaaatgtaatggatggatggatggatattatttgtCTGTCCCAACTTTGTctcttatttttacacaatattaACCATTAAAGTGGTGGAAATAGCCTGAGAACTAATCTATTGATGCTCTTGAACGCTCAAaatgtctgagaagtgttgtgaAATTCTGCCTATTTCCTCATTCTTCAGAAACCATGCGgtgattgtttttagacaataacgagtgaaagtAGTGATGTTCGATAGAATTGAGTAGGCtttagttaaaataaaatgctgtaatGCTTCGTCGCAGAAGGATGCTCGTCAGCCTCTGAGGTAAGTTTAAACATTAATATCCGCCTTAATGTTAAATCGCATCGCTCATGGCTCTGCATcattgaaaaagagtttgggatgATGACGTTACACAggcgtttgcttttgtgacatattaaatAGGCTTTTTTGTCTGGTCAGGGGCTCGTATTGACTGCGGACTTTGATGTGCAGGCTGGCACCCGGTGCCATGTTCGTACCATTTTGATCAATGCCCACGTAATAAATTAATGACTGGACATTATTTTGGGCTGATGTTGTgttggtgtgcgtgtgtaacAGTATATGATaccaatataaggtataataccaacttgaacaaagtaGTGTTTGggaactcaagcaagatggcattttttgtttcttttttataatTAGTATTTCCTTAAAAGCAGAAGTATTGCTACCCTGATTCCACCTGACAGCAACAATGTTTTATATTGTGaaggaaaaaattaaatcaagctACAGTATACTATGCTACTTCTGAAATCTTTCTACTAAACAAATAGGTGGGATATGTTTAATATTGGGACAACGCAGCAGTGGTTACagttaaataaataagttaATAAATTACAAAGTAAGATTTACACAGTATCTGAAAAATTATGTGGTGTtatgtctatctgtctatctatttaaaatgacaaaataaatggtTAGCTCCTTGTTGTTAACCGACATAACTAGCTTCACTGGAACCGACATAACTAGCTTCactggaagaaaaataaatgaaaaaattaaatacgaTTATTGATGTGCAGCCACAAATTGCAAAACTTATAGGATTTGACACAAATAAGAATAACAAAATTCACAGTGAAAAGTTGCTTAAGCGCTTTGGTGAGCAGTAGCTCAATATTTGAACTAAGTCGACATTGGTAAGGTGTGCTAATGCTAACTTATAATTTGTAGTTTAGTTAAAATTCAAAACCAAAACTATTGGGTGCAACTGGATGAAAATGACAGAATAAATAGTTAGCTCGCTTATATTGTTAGCCAACATCGCGAGCGTGACATAAAGAAcattcaataaaatgaaatatgattGTTGACCAGCAATCATAACTCAAAATTGcgaacaataacaaaaaagctACACAGAAAATAATTCAAAGCGCTTTGGTTAGCAtcaccattttctttaccataGATCTACATTGATTATGGctcacactcatatttaaaaGGTGTTGTTAGCACAGTAGTATGATTCAGaccaataaatattaaatattcaaactggTGTAGCTTGACGATAAGTAGAAATGCGAAACTGAACATTTGTGTTTCAGCGCATCCTTTTCATTGGGTGTACACATTGATTATGACTGATAattgtaacaaaaaataaaatcatgattagtcatcaaattaaagcagcaaattaaTAATATCAAATTAAAGATGTTTATTGATGTGTCACGAGGAACTTTTTTTGATACCAATAACTGAGACGCGTCAACAAAGAGTAGCGAGAGCACTCCAGCTAGCAttagaatgctttttttttttttttttttttcccccccccccaacgggTCTACTTTGATTTTGGATTATTTGGGAAATATctgaataataacaaatataaatagtaGATTAGACTACTGCCATGTTATGACAAGGAATCAAACTGTTGGCAGAAATGTTCCACGGAAATGTAGCTATAACGCATTGGTTAGCATTAGCGTCATCAATGCCATTGATTATGCATGATTCTGGCTAACTAACTGACTCTTATGATTAGTAGTTTGTTTTATAGCCACATCATTGGATATTTTTCAAAGAAGAAAACGACAGTTTTTTAATTGCTCACccgagggctttttttttttcctgctagCTTGACAGAGGCTGATGAGTTATGAGTCAGTTTATCAGTGCAGTTTCAACCTTTCAAAAGACATAGCACATAAATTTAATGATGAACTTTTTGATAGCTGGCTAAGCTTAGAATTAGTAAATACAGCCACTTCTTGATGAGAGAGGCTGCCAAAGCTGTTAATCTTGTTATTCGTGTTCTCTGTGATTAGTGCAGCAGAACGACTGAGTTCTGTGTTCTTAGCTGTGGCATCCTCTGGAAGACTTTCTGTGAAAAATTCTCTCAGCAGTCTTTGTTAGACTGACTGCATCAAGGCTTCAATGACCTGATGGACTGAGTCAAGAGTCCAAGGTGTGATCTGTCCAGATGAAGCCACTGTGACGGACGATGGCACCTGGAAAACCAACAATTGGGAGAAACCTAAATCAAGAAGGTACAAAGACTGAATAAATCAAtcataaatcatttgaaaaaggaACGTCAATTGAATGACCCAAATGCCACTAGGTGACAGTATTGCTCTGCAACCACCTTTGTGTTTCTACTTCATTATGTGTGTGTCAGGCGTcgagggtgagtagttttactttatttcaggTTTCTTTTACATTGGCTACTTTAATCTATACTTGTGCAGCAGGGATATATAATGTTACATTAATCATCACCTGCACAGTTAATACAGGCTTTTATGATTGTTTGGAATCTACAACAAGTGAATCCAAACAATTCACTTTGATGGAAAACCGTTTTGAAATTGAAGATGACATGGCACATCGTAGAGCCACTGTACTGTGCAGTACATCCATACAAGGTCTTACCCTTTGACTTGACTCTGAGAAGTCGTCCGCAGCCTGGTGGAAGTGTTTGCAGCTCCAAAAAGTTTGGCCCAGCGCAGTCCACCTTGGTAAGGTCTCTCAACCTGAGTACTAGCTGTGGTTCCATTGTCTTTCTCCATTTCCCTGCAGTCCATACTTACTGGAGGTGTCGCATCTAGACAGTTCTGGCTGCAGCCACTCCCTTCAACCACGCATTCCCCCAGATTCCTCCACTCTGGAGAAGTAAACACTACCTGGCTCCTGTTGACCTGCATCACTTCACATTTCTTCTCACTGAAAGCTGTATTCTGAAAACTATCTTGTAGATGCCCATTGGTCTGGTGGCCTGAGATTCCTGCGAAGGGCGGAATAGGGGAAACACAGTCCCCCAGTGGGCATGCTTGTCCGTTACGTAACAACCTGGGCTCCAGCAGCAAATCGAGCTCAAAGGGCAAGACGGAGAGAGGCTGCAGGAGAAGCAGAAGCTCATGAAACAAAGGCTGACATCGACCCAGCGACATGGACAGGAAGCCCCAACCGTGGTAGTGTGAAGTCACCACATCTGTGCAGACAGGGAGACACGCTTGAGCAAAAACTGTATGTTTGAATTTTTGACACCCAAGTACAGTGGAAagatgagaaaacacacacaggttcaagagtacaaaaataaaattgtggtAGATGACAATAGCGGGTAGCCTCTCTAGTTTCGGCTATTCCAATCGCTCCTGGTCTTAAAAAATTCATACCAGCAGTACCTTGGGACTGATAGTGAGGACCGAGGGCAGCGATGAAACGCCATCTTTGTTGCCAAAATCCTATGTCTAATAATGCGCTGAGTGTAATTACTGTGCGTATCCGCGTTAAATGTGTGATTTTAAGGGGCTTCCCCTAGTGAGTACATCAGGAGCTGAAGTCGGGCTGCCCGGTTAATTTACTTTGAGCGTTTAGGCGAGAGCTGTGGGCAACAGCAGCTCCTTGGCAGTGCTTTCATTTGTTACTGGCTGTTTGTcatgttcaataaacagctgcaaATGCATCGGTGACTGTAGCTCTCCTTGCCCATGTTTAAAAGCATTCCACTGCCTTAAttgctcaatttttttttcatttcatttgagtgGTGGCATATGTGAAGCAGCCTTGTACCTCAAATCTTGACTACCAACACaaagggaatttaaaaaaagaacaaaaacaaaaacaaaacaaacaaacaaacaaacaaaaatcaaaccaAATGATGCTTCATAACTCGAAAAGGCCGTAAATTTGGACACTTGGATGTCAAGGTACAAGTATGCAATACATAACAGTGAACGTGCGCTCACCTTTTTGACTGTGGAGGTGAATGAGCCAGAATTCCAAAGCTCTCAAACTGAAAAAAGTCGAGGAGCCTTTGTAAGCGGCATCTCTGGCATTAGAATGACTAAAAACAAGATACAAACTCACTTAAGCAAGCCCATGATGTAGGCCTTCAGTCTCATGCTGTGGCTGCTGAGTTGTGGACAGTTAAGGATTTTACAAACCAGGCTGGAGAGAACCTTGGTGCGTGAACCTGTTGCACCAAGGTAAAGGGAGGTTAGTTTGAATGCgcttctttttaattttacgaAACCATACTTTTAAATTACCAGGCTTGGTAGAGACTTCCACTACGGTCCAGGAGGAGTTACGACGTTGACCGATGACCACGTCTAATTTGTGATCTCTGAGGCCATCTTCGAGAATATTCTGGATGGCTGGACACAAGTGATCCAGGACAAGACTAGCCATCATGGCACTCAGATAGCTGTTGCCTAGACGCATCTGTGGTGCAAACAGTAGAACAAAAATCTGGTTATGTTTGACTATGGGGAAACGTTATGGAGCTCAACTTTCCATAGCGGGCATCATGATtgtctttagacagcaaactatTTGAGCGCGAATATGCTAGTTACAGCTAACTAGTGCACTCTATTTTGCGTCAGTTGCTTCAACACATGATTAATCAATAATCAAGTCCACACAATTACCCGAattacaattaattgattacaaTCAATTAATCTTATATCTTATATACCCAAGTGAGAACCAAATGGAGcacatgttagaatttagtatgatgattattatttttttaaatcgataacagattattattatttttaattctggTAAAATTTGAACAAAATATAGCATTACCATGGCAAAATATGACATAACAATACATGGTATTTACACCATGTCAATGGTATTATGACAGGATTTGCCATTTTTGAAGAATGTCACTTAAGGGAGCTCCAAAAAGCTTAAAGACCTGCTGCCCTGGACGGTAATAgacattttgtacaatttcctATTCAATTCCCCTAAAAATGCTCCTTGTATtcgtgaaataaaatgtaaacatatgtACCTTTTCTTTTGGGTCTCTGCTGTTGCCAAAATGAGCTATGATTAAGTCCACTGCCCTGCTCACAGACCTCAGCAAACCTGCACACAAAGATGAATAAGCTGTAAACACCATTATAATCACAATAATGCATTTTGAATACCTGTATTGTGAtaatgttagattttttttgactttgttagtgtctaatgttgtggccggtaACCATCGGTGGCAAATACAAACTGTACGCAAGTTGATGTTATTCAGGAGGTACttggtaaaaagaaaagaaaaaaaagttgcagtgCTGCTTCAACTTCTTTACATAAGTAAAAGTGATACCTGTATTAATGATTTTgcataatggaaaaaaaataaaataaaattgttttcccCCCTTTACTAACTTGTATTGTCCTCATACTAAGAAAGAATAAATCACATAGAGAAGCTCAATCCTGACAGGACGTGACTAGCAACCGGTCCTGCATGAATACACAGCtactttacattttaatatctaTGTATCTGGTAAATGACTTAATGATAACAtctgaaaaaatacaccttacctttctgtatgtgttttttgttttgttttacattagACAGATGCATTTTTAACACCAGAAGCTcagttttaaatattgttttttatgtcATGTTATCATCCActgaggttgaaaaaaaaacatcagcctattttgacaaagtaaggagtagaaagtacaaagatctgttttaaaatggagtaaaaaaaagtaaaaagtcatcagaaataTCAATACTTGAGTAAagcacagatacctgaaaaGTCTACTTAAGTAGTATTGTAACTACATatttctcttttgtttcttccaaccactgccagtaaccatgtacattgttgttgttagtgCATATGGTTGATTTGTGACAGTTTTATTGAAGCAAAGTAGTATTTGAGTGACAGTAATACTGTTTGTAGTGTTGTACTGCATTGGCAGTATTTTAAAGAAACACATTTCTAAGGTACAGTGACAAGTTAACGGTTAGGTTTTTCTCCTCACTAACTGGGTTATCCCTTAGAAGTGAGAATGATTTTTCTCCCTCCATGTCATGCTGGTTTGTCTCCGCAAATGTCACGGTGAATTCTTTATGCATGCTGACACCGCCCCTAGGGTCGCATCACACCGACAGAATATTACCGACCATGATTTGTCGCCTTAACATTTCGATCATTAAGGATTTGCAACtgactttaaaagaaaaacagtgatgCAGATCATAAATCATTAGTGCTATTTGTACTGCATCATTCCTGTGCTCTCACATAGGCCGGCGAACAGACGACTCAGCCAATCCTGTGCAGGAAGAGTTAAAAATAGGTCATGTTTGAGAGGAAGCCCCTTGAGGGCATTGAAGGCGCTGCTGAAGCAAAGTGCTTTTTCCCTGCTCCTCTTTATAAGAGCTCCTCATCCAACAGATAATTTACCCCCAAAAGTCAAATCATTCATGCTGATTTTGAAGTCCATTCAGCTCCATGTTACCCGCTCTGATGTAGTGTCACTCTCACCTCTCCTCTGGAGATGACTGATGGACAGAGACTCATATGGGGTGTCAGGTGAGAGATCTGTTGGAGGTCTGTCACCCAGCAGTAGCTGTTCGTCATGTTGACCCTCAGTGATTCCTTTGAGGCTTTGCTGATGTTGTAGACCAGAAGCAGCAAATGAGAGCAGAGAACCCAAAGAGGAAAGCGGTGCCACCGAAGCAAGTGCACTTGTTAAACTAAAGCTTTGAGGTTCAGGGGTCTGTGGGAGAGGGTTTGCGTGATCTGGTTTATTGGTTTGGGCTATTGAATCAGAGAGTATGGACTCAAAGAAGCTCTGGTTCTGGGACTGACCAAGACTTTGACGGGTCTCCTTGGGGGTTGTTAGGCTAATAAGATCCTGGTAGGTAGGAATTCGAACAAACTTGGGCTGGCATAGGCCTGACAACAATTCTGTACCAGTTTGTAGGCAAGTTCTGTCTTGATTGAGCTTTGAGCTGGTATGAGTTCTATCTGGACTTGTTTCGGATGTCCTTGGACTATGGTGGGCCTGAAACCACGTGTTTCGGTGGTTGAGGACATCTGGGCTCGGCGTACAAGTGGAGCAGGTGTCAGAGCTGGAGCAAGCGTCCATGAAGATAGAGCAATGGTTACTTAATGATGACGGCTTTAGTTTAGGCTTTAAGTCTGGTTGGGAGCTACCAGACCTCTTGCTATTCTTTTGTTTCATGTAATGCTCCACAAGACAGCCTAACTGCTGATCCTTGGTGTGACTTTTGTCACTGGGACCAAGAACAATGGGCTGGATTGGTAGCGATGTTGGCCTCTGTGGTTTATTAGAGCAAAAACTTGTCCCTgtatgaaagaaacaaaaatgtatcacaTTACTACAACCATTTTTCTTGTACCCAAAACTCAAGCACTACACTTACCCTTCTCAAAGTTACATTGTTCCTGGT harbors:
- the LOC133414194 gene encoding AP-4 complex accessory subunit RUSC2; amino-acid sequence: MIAASSVSGDTLIACHFPLLPLPAWQLPVQALCGSARRPGSSGLPRAASLPEQDRISQEHTIAISHKHFSNSFGSLNEDRVEEEEADASDCISTSSPEETGKEEVRVRGSQRSHNSFLPNPDFDEDDEDSDGDNLHKYHEDSSFVLHGTSTWHKSTDGNMDWGHEDLLQAQPLHIIRSSVMALNRIPNHVPCCIHNQHESSSEMLPNSQADYASDSSCGSSDGILVNFCTMYNRSNNPALPHDISSPAAHPSPSSEGSVFLNLQPLPSECDDQSVHSPLKPQELNSNCTLYPIEHRPPPGLSSLEVPDLAACLQSQAALVTGTNQTYYKLVTCDLSSQSPGANWSNVTDCFEDQTDFVSPKTRRQDHIEMEDQQREDLLTDDFQLASTSKEKSPSRMKDHIRNRCHIPCFLCFNHSCTCQSTNYTTAQEPLTLNQEQCNFEKGTSFCSNKPQRPTSLPIQPIVLGPSDKSHTKDQQLGCLVEHYMKQKNSKRSGSSQPDLKPKLKPSSLSNHCSIFMDACSSSDTCSTCTPSPDVLNHRNTWFQAHHSPRTSETSPDRTHTSSKLNQDRTCLQTGTELLSGLCQPKFVRIPTYQDLISLTTPKETRQSLGQSQNQSFFESILSDSIAQTNKPDHANPLPQTPEPQSFSLTSALASVAPLSSLGSLLSFAASGLQHQQSLKGITEGQHDEQLLLGDRPPTDLSPDTPYESLSISHLQRRGLLRSVSRAVDLIIAHFGNSRDPKEKMRLGNSYLSAMMASLVLDHLCPAIQNILEDGLRDHKLDVVIGQRRNSSWTVVEVSTKPGSRTKVLSSLVCKILNCPQLSSHSMRLKAYIMGLLNLRALEFWLIHLHSQKDVVTSHYHGWGFLSMSLGRCQPLFHELLLLLQPLSVLPFELDLLLEPRLLRNGQACPLGDCVSPIPPFAGISGHQTNGHLQDSFQNTAFSEKKCEVMQVNRSQVVFTSPEWRNLGECVVEGSGCSQNCLDATPPVSMDCREMEKDNGTTASTQVERPYQGGLRWAKLFGAANTSTRLRTTSQSQVKGCHRPSQWLHLDRSHLGLLTQSIRSLKP